The Ectothiorhodospiraceae bacterium BW-2 nucleotide sequence TTCGCTCCACTTCTACAAACCGGGACGAGTCCCCCCCTGCCCCAAGTGCCACCACAGCCACTTTCAACGCACCACCTTTTAGCCCTGCCCCTCCCCAAGACTCAATCCACCCCTAGCAGCACCCGCTCAAGGAGCGCCATACGCATATAGAGCCCATTACGCACCTGCTGAAAATAGCGAGCCCTAGAGTCGTGATCGACTTTATAGGGGATCTCCTCATTGCGAGGCAACGGATGGAGAATAATCGCCTCCTGCGGTAGTAGCTGCATCACCTCATCGGTCAAAATATACTGCCCTTGGGTCGCCTGATAGAGCTCCGGCTCATCAAAGTACTCCTGCTGTAGGCGGGTGGTATAGATCACCTCGACATCTTCAGCCACATCGACCAGTTGACGACTCTCCTCAACCACCACCCCACACTGCCACAGATGCTCTAGCAGCGCCCTAGGCATGGTGACCGACTCAGGAGAGACCAGATAGATCTTTCTGACAGGATAACTAGCTAGCAGATAGGCGAGTGAGTGGATCGTGCGGCTATGTTTTAGATCACCGACTAGGGCGATACCCAAATTATCGATATTACCGAACTGTTTGCGAATAGTGTACATATCGAGCAGCGCCTGGGTCGGATGCTCACCCGGCCCATCACCGGCGTTAATTAAAGGCACCGGACTGACCCGTGCGGCCCGCTTCGCCCCCCCCTCCTTGTGGTAGCGCAGCACCACCACATCGCCGTAGCAGGCGACCGTTTGAATCGCATCTTCAAGCGACTCCCCTTTGGCATGGGAGGAGAAGTGCAATGCATTTTCGGTCGAAATATAGTGCCCGCCAAGACGCGACATCGCCGCCTCAAACGAGAGCCGAGTGCGAGTTGAAGGCTGATAGAAGAGGATCACCATCACTCGGTTAGCCAAGGTATCGGTGACGCCATTACGGAGCACCAACTCCTCCATCTCATCGGCACTAATAAAGAGATCGTTAAGCTCTGCGACCGTAAACTGTGCGGCATCAACGACATGATAGGGGGTAGCCACTTCGATACTCCTCAATGATACTTGCGCTGACGACGCACCTTTAATCGCATCACCACCGTCAGCACCGGCCCCGAAAAGAGATAGATCACCACCGCAGCGAATAGCACCTGTGGAGGATCGATAGAGATCAGCACAAACACCATCACCACCAAAATCAGCGCGACAAAGGGGATACGGTGGCGCGGATCAAAATCTTTAAAGCTATAGTAACGGATATTACTCACCATGAGCAGCGCCGCTAGCAGCGTGACCACTAGCGCCACCCAGCTAATATCGACCCCCGATAGGGCGTAATCTGAGCCGACCCAAACCATCCCCGCCACAGTCGCCGCCGCCGCAGGACTCGCTAAGCCCTGAAAATAGCGCTTATCTGCGGTAGTGCTTTGGGTATTAAACCGCGCTAGCCGTAGCGCCGCCGCTGCGGTATAGACAAAAGCGACCAGCCAGCCAATTTTGCCAAGGCTGTACAGCGACCACTCAAAGATCACCAAAGCGGGCGCTAAACCGAAAGAGATCATATCGGCCAGACTATCGTACTCGGCCCCAAAAGCGCTTTGGGTATTGGTCATGCGGGCTATGCGCCCATCGAGACCATCAAAGATCATCGCCAAAAAGATAGCGATAGCCGCCTCGCTAAAGCGATCTTCCATCGCCGAAATAATGGCAAAAAAGCCGAAAAAGAGTGCGGCGGTCGTAAACAGATTCGGTAACAGGTAGATACCGCGCCGACGCTCTCCCTCACTCTTCTGCTGCATAGCTCCCCCTGATGTGAATCACAATGGCACCCATTATCTCACCGTTATCGGTGAAAGGGTACAAAAAACCCCGCCTTAGGCGGGGTGAGTTGAGAATTTATCGCCGTCAAGCTAGCCTCAAACCGCAGGGGCATCGCCCCCCTTATCGCTCTCTTTTTTAAAGCCGAGCGCCTTGAGGATAAAAAACATCGGGCAGAGGCCGGTAAAGGCGGTCTGAAACAGATTCAGCCCCACAAAGGCGGTAAAGAAGAGCCAGTAGGAGTGGTGATAAATCGGACTCGCCTCCACTCCTAGCGCCAGACTTAACATGATGAAAAAGCCGGCCACGGCAAAAACGATACGCTCAATAGACATAGTAGCACTCTCCTGCTTTGGTTAATGAGTAAAATCTAATTTGTTTATATTGAACCGGTTTGATCTCAAGATCAATAGCTGCGCCGTAACGCATTAGCCATATTGTGGCGATATTTCACCGCCAATCAACCATCAGATATTCGCCGCTCGCCAAATAAGCGGGTATAATCCCCGCTTTCAGTCCGATATTTGACCATATTTCAGCCATTAAGGAGAGAATCGCATGGGTTTTTTGCAAGGAAAAACCGCGCTCATTGTTGGGGTAGCTAGTAACCGTTCTATTGCTGCCGGAATCGCGACCGCGATGCACCGCGAGGGCGCCTCGCTCGCATTTACTTATCAAAACGATAAACTACAGAGCCGCGTTAGCAGAGTCGCTGCCGAGTGTGGCTCCTCGTTACTCTATCCTTGCGATGTTAACGACGACTCTGACATTGATGCCCTCTTTAGCGCACTACAGCAGCAGTGGGCTCAACTCGATATCTTAGTCCATGCGGTTGCCTTCGCCCCAGCAGGCCAGCTTGATGGCAACTATCTCGACGATGTCACCCGAGAGGGATTTCGCATCGCCCACGAGACCAGTAGCTACAGCTTTGTCGCCCTAGCTAAAGCGGCACGCCCCCTGCTGACGGCAGGTAGCTCACTCATGACCCTAAGCTACTTAGGAGCCGTGCGCGCGGTGCCTCACTACAATGTGATGGGGCTGGCCAAAGCCTCACTAGAGGCGAATGTCCGCTACATGGCCTCCAATATGGGGCCAGAGCGGATTCGAGTTAACGCTATCTCCGCAGGGCCGATTAAAACGCTAGCTGCCAAAGGGATTAGCGACTTTAACAAACTACTCGACTATGGTGAGAGAAACTCCCCCCTGCGCCGCAATGTCACGATTGAGGAGGTCGGGAACGCAGCCGCCTTTTTAGGCTCCGATCTCGCCTCCGGCATCACCGGCGAGGTACTCTATGTCGATGCCGGCTACCATGTGCAGGCGATGTCGGTACCGGAGGAGGTTCAGTAGCCCTGTTCGAGCTGCGCCCTAGCCGCCACAACTGCCAAACGCACCTGCGCCGGTGCGGTGCCCCCTAGGTGGTTGCGGGCGGCGACCGACCCCTCGGGGGTTAAAATCTCATAGACATCGGCGGTGAT carries:
- a CDS encoding DUF2892 domain-containing protein; the encoded protein is MSIERIVFAVAGFFIMLSLALGVEASPIYHHSYWLFFTAFVGLNLFQTAFTGLCPMFFILKALGFKKESDKGGDAPAV
- the pyrB gene encoding aspartate carbamoyltransferase; this translates as MATPYHVVDAAQFTVAELNDLFISADEMEELVLRNGVTDTLANRVMVILFYQPSTRTRLSFEAAMSRLGGHYISTENALHFSSHAKGESLEDAIQTVACYGDVVVLRYHKEGGAKRAARVSPVPLINAGDGPGEHPTQALLDMYTIRKQFGNIDNLGIALVGDLKHSRTIHSLAYLLASYPVRKIYLVSPESVTMPRALLEHLWQCGVVVEESRQLVDVAEDVEVIYTTRLQQEYFDEPELYQATQGQYILTDEVMQLLPQEAIILHPLPRNEEIPYKVDHDSRARYFQQVRNGLYMRMALLERVLLGVD
- the pssA gene encoding CDP-diacylglycerol--serine O-phosphatidyltransferase, whose protein sequence is MQQKSEGERRRGIYLLPNLFTTAALFFGFFAIISAMEDRFSEAAIAIFLAMIFDGLDGRIARMTNTQSAFGAEYDSLADMISFGLAPALVIFEWSLYSLGKIGWLVAFVYTAAAALRLARFNTQSTTADKRYFQGLASPAAAATVAGMVWVGSDYALSGVDISWVALVVTLLAALLMVSNIRYYSFKDFDPRHRIPFVALILVVMVFVLISIDPPQVLFAAVVIYLFSGPVLTVVMRLKVRRQRKYH
- a CDS encoding enoyl-ACP reductase → MGFLQGKTALIVGVASNRSIAAGIATAMHREGASLAFTYQNDKLQSRVSRVAAECGSSLLYPCDVNDDSDIDALFSALQQQWAQLDILVHAVAFAPAGQLDGNYLDDVTREGFRIAHETSSYSFVALAKAARPLLTAGSSLMTLSYLGAVRAVPHYNVMGLAKASLEANVRYMASNMGPERIRVNAISAGPIKTLAAKGISDFNKLLDYGERNSPLRRNVTIEEVGNAAAFLGSDLASGITGEVLYVDAGYHVQAMSVPEEVQ